A genomic region of Coriobacteriaceae bacterium contains the following coding sequences:
- a CDS encoding ABC transporter ATP-binding protein/permease encodes MSKESKGRKPGALSRCLRFAGRRKPLVFASMALAVLSAAASFVPYVAIYFMIRDAVGVYPNLAAVDVSAMTGYAGLAVAGIVVDVGCYLAALLCSHAAAFDAQYRTKLDIAAHLGRIPLGHIARLGTGRISKVMDESVGGIEQFIGHSIPDLAATAAAPVVLAALLFVFDWRFGVATLAAVAVACVVQFSGYADKRVMASMGRYQEVKEQMGNASVEYVRGMRVVKAFGQTARSFKRLSDAIKDYTGLSLDVTLFFRNSMPGFTAVLNNAYLFVLPVGILLAPGAQDWPTFVLSLVFYLLFVHSISSVFTKILYVSEDGMLAQANIDRIDSVLGIEELSCPEAPKAPKDASVSLRDVTFSYEDDAEPALRNVSLEIPAGTVCAVVGPSGSGKSTLANLVARFWDVDSGQVLVGGVDVREMGQDELMGSLSLVFQDSHLFRESVAENIRRGRPGATDDEVVEAAKAAQADAFINGLPHGYATVIGSEGVHLSGGEQQRIAIARSIISDAPIVVLDEATAFSDPENEHLIQKAFERLMAGKTVIMVAHRLSTVVGADKIVVLDGGRKVEEGTHQELLAASGTYAKMWRQYTEAVEWGIEAAPRDDTRSSEATAPHATQGVSAEEYDPAEKPGKPSSGRAPWLQRTFNLSDEGYVGLKRSAIACTLSDLALMIPFVCTVAAFAALVGTLAGEPFDAAALWSIFAVGLAGMVVVFVASRNDYKKTYVAAYTESEGTRLRLADHLRKLPMSFFNRRDTTDVADRIMGDVTAQESMLSSTLPQLIAGIVSTVVICAMLAFFDWRLACCVMVTLPLSAGVIALSRRHQSRLFERQNRVRLDALACVQDYLEGIKDMRACRAVGKDSAAMEQAMLELKRVTMRVELAVDVSVSLASAILRSGVGLTACVGAVLLASGGVDFMVLLMFLLIVSRVYGPILALVSQLPNLLNLSTKTARIKAVMDEPEARGSASADVPGHDLSFQGVRFGYGDEEVLHGVSFVAREGEVTALVGPSGSGKSTCAQLAAKFWEPDSGRVLCSGKDIAEFSEESWLAHVSIVFQDVVLFDDTVANNIRIGREGASDEEVAEAARAAHCLEFIERLPQGFDTVLGENGASLSGGERQRLSIARALLKDAPVVLLDEATASLDPENETLIQRAVGTLCAGKTVIVIAHRLRTVANADKIVVLDSGRVAEEGNHKTLLAEDGLYARLWRLQQESSSWTVPADRGDAADVPTGR; translated from the coding sequence ATGAGCAAGGAAAGCAAAGGAAGGAAGCCGGGGGCCCTTTCCCGCTGCCTGCGGTTCGCGGGGAGAAGAAAGCCCCTCGTGTTCGCCTCCATGGCGCTGGCGGTCCTATCCGCGGCGGCGTCCTTCGTCCCATACGTGGCGATCTACTTCATGATTAGGGATGCGGTCGGGGTCTATCCGAACCTGGCCGCCGTCGACGTTTCGGCGATGACGGGCTACGCGGGCTTGGCGGTGGCAGGCATAGTCGTTGACGTGGGGTGCTATCTTGCCGCGCTGCTGTGCTCTCACGCCGCGGCGTTCGACGCGCAGTACCGCACGAAGCTCGATATCGCCGCCCATCTCGGGAGGATCCCTCTTGGGCACATAGCGCGGCTCGGCACGGGTAGGATCTCGAAGGTCATGGACGAGAGCGTCGGCGGGATCGAGCAGTTCATCGGCCATTCCATCCCGGACCTGGCGGCCACCGCCGCCGCGCCCGTCGTTTTGGCGGCGCTGCTTTTCGTCTTCGACTGGCGCTTCGGCGTCGCCACGCTGGCGGCGGTCGCCGTCGCATGCGTCGTGCAGTTCTCCGGCTATGCCGACAAGCGCGTCATGGCGAGCATGGGGCGCTACCAGGAAGTCAAGGAGCAGATGGGCAACGCCTCCGTGGAGTACGTCCGCGGAATGCGCGTCGTGAAGGCTTTCGGCCAGACGGCGCGCTCGTTCAAGCGCCTCTCCGACGCGATAAAGGACTACACCGGCCTCTCCCTCGACGTCACGCTCTTCTTCAGGAACTCCATGCCGGGCTTCACGGCGGTCCTCAACAACGCGTACCTGTTCGTTCTGCCCGTCGGCATACTCCTCGCCCCGGGCGCGCAGGACTGGCCGACGTTCGTGCTCTCGCTCGTCTTCTACCTCCTGTTCGTGCATTCGATATCGAGCGTGTTCACGAAGATCCTCTACGTGAGCGAGGACGGGATGCTCGCCCAGGCAAACATCGACCGCATCGACTCCGTGCTCGGCATCGAAGAGCTCTCTTGTCCCGAGGCGCCGAAAGCCCCGAAGGACGCCTCGGTGTCCCTTCGGGACGTGACTTTCTCCTACGAAGACGACGCGGAGCCGGCGTTGCGCAACGTCTCGCTGGAAATCCCCGCCGGCACGGTGTGCGCGGTCGTCGGGCCGAGCGGCTCGGGCAAATCGACCCTCGCGAACCTCGTCGCCCGCTTCTGGGACGTCGATTCGGGCCAGGTTCTCGTCGGCGGCGTCGACGTCCGCGAGATGGGCCAGGATGAGCTGATGGGCAGCCTCAGCCTGGTGTTCCAGGATTCCCACCTCTTTCGCGAGAGCGTCGCGGAGAACATCAGGCGCGGCAGGCCGGGGGCGACCGACGACGAGGTGGTCGAGGCCGCGAAGGCCGCCCAGGCGGACGCGTTCATAAACGGCCTTCCCCATGGCTACGCCACGGTAATAGGCTCCGAAGGCGTGCACCTGTCCGGCGGCGAACAGCAGCGGATAGCCATCGCGCGCTCGATCATCTCGGACGCGCCCATCGTGGTGCTGGACGAGGCGACCGCGTTCTCCGATCCCGAGAACGAGCATTTGATCCAGAAGGCGTTCGAGAGGCTCATGGCCGGCAAGACCGTGATCATGGTCGCCCACAGGCTCTCCACGGTCGTCGGTGCCGACAAGATAGTCGTGCTCGACGGCGGGCGCAAAGTCGAGGAAGGCACCCATCAAGAGCTCCTCGCCGCATCGGGGACGTACGCGAAGATGTGGAGGCAGTACACGGAAGCGGTCGAATGGGGCATCGAAGCGGCCCCGCGCGACGACACCCGATCCTCCGAAGCGACCGCCCCGCATGCAACGCAGGGCGTCTCCGCCGAGGAGTACGACCCTGCGGAGAAACCCGGCAAGCCGTCGAGCGGCAGGGCGCCTTGGCTTCAGAGGACGTTCAACCTTTCCGACGAGGGCTACGTCGGCCTCAAGCGCTCGGCCATTGCTTGCACCTTGAGCGATCTGGCGCTCATGATCCCCTTCGTCTGCACGGTCGCCGCGTTCGCGGCTCTCGTGGGGACCCTTGCGGGCGAGCCGTTCGACGCCGCCGCGCTCTGGTCGATCTTCGCCGTGGGGCTTGCGGGGATGGTGGTGGTCTTCGTCGCTTCGAGAAACGACTACAAGAAAACCTACGTGGCCGCGTACACCGAGTCCGAAGGCACCCGCCTGCGCCTCGCCGACCACCTGAGGAAGCTGCCCATGAGCTTCTTCAACCGCCGGGACACGACCGACGTGGCCGACCGCATCATGGGGGACGTGACGGCGCAGGAGTCCATGCTCTCGTCGACGCTCCCGCAGCTCATCGCCGGAATCGTGTCGACCGTGGTCATCTGCGCGATGCTGGCATTCTTCGACTGGCGGCTCGCCTGCTGCGTTATGGTCACGCTTCCGCTTTCGGCAGGGGTCATCGCCTTGAGCCGCCGTCATCAGTCGCGCCTTTTCGAAAGGCAGAACCGCGTCCGCCTGGATGCGCTGGCGTGCGTGCAGGACTACCTCGAGGGCATCAAGGACATGAGGGCCTGCAGGGCGGTGGGCAAGGACTCCGCCGCCATGGAGCAGGCGATGCTCGAGCTCAAGAGGGTGACGATGCGGGTCGAGCTCGCCGTCGACGTCTCCGTCTCCCTCGCGAGCGCCATCCTCCGCTCGGGAGTCGGTTTGACCGCCTGCGTCGGGGCGGTGCTTCTCGCCTCCGGCGGCGTGGACTTCATGGTTCTGCTCATGTTCTTGCTCATCGTCTCCCGCGTCTACGGGCCCATCCTCGCCCTCGTCTCGCAGCTGCCCAACCTTCTCAACCTCTCGACGAAGACCGCCCGCATCAAGGCGGTCATGGACGAGCCCGAAGCGAGGGGGTCCGCCTCGGCGGATGTGCCCGGCCACGACCTGTCCTTCCAGGGCGTCCGGTTCGGGTACGGCGACGAAGAGGTGCTCCACGGCGTAAGCTTCGTCGCGCGCGAGGGGGAAGTCACCGCGCTCGTCGGGCCGAGCGGCTCGGGCAAGTCGACCTGCGCCCAGCTGGCGGCCAAATTCTGGGAGCCCGACAGCGGCAGGGTCCTCTGCTCTGGAAAGGACATCGCCGAGTTCTCCGAGGAATCGTGGCTCGCGCACGTCTCCATAGTCTTCCAGGACGTGGTCCTTTTCGACGACACGGTTGCGAACAATATTCGCATCGGCCGCGAAGGCGCCTCCGACGAAGAGGTGGCCGAGGCTGCAAGGGCGGCGCACTGCCTGGAGTTCATCGAGAGGCTTCCCCAGGGGTTCGACACGGTGCTGGGCGAGAACGGCGCCTCCCTCTCGGGCGGGGAGCGCCAACGCCTCTCCATTGCGAGGGCTCTCCTGAAAGACGCGCCCGTGGTGCTCCTCGACGAGGCGACCGCCTCGCTCGACCCCGAGAACGAGACGCTTATCCAGAGAGCGGTCGGAACCCTGTGCGCAGGCAAAACGGTGATCGTCATCGCCCATCGACTGAGGACCGTCGCCAATGCGGACAAGATCGTCGTCCTAGACAGCGGGCGCGTGGCGGAGGAGGGGAACCACAAGACGCTGCTCGCCGAGGACGGGCTGTACGCGAGGCTGTGGAGGCTCCAGCAGGAAAGCTCGTCGTGGACCGTTCCCGCCGACAGGGGCGATGCCGCCGATGTCCCGACGGGCAGATGA
- a CDS encoding MptD family putative ECF transporter S component, translating into MTAKAKQKESGSLSSRDLIALGVFSLLFMVVSMLVVGITSMSVVAYCGCCAIAAIPAGIVWVYMHARVPRAGTSLIMALVFAVVIFVIGSGWPVALGLAVGGAVSELARKALGYGRFAGVAVGYALFETCWAAGLFVPMFASQDYYRELMGSNSIDPAYMEALLSTVTPETFAIIAVVTFAGGIIGSLVGRAVFKKHLERAGIA; encoded by the coding sequence ATGACAGCAAAAGCAAAACAGAAGGAAAGCGGCAGCCTCAGCTCCAGGGACCTCATAGCCCTCGGCGTCTTCTCTCTGCTGTTCATGGTGGTGAGCATGCTCGTCGTGGGAATCACCTCCATGAGCGTCGTGGCGTACTGCGGCTGCTGCGCCATCGCGGCGATACCCGCCGGGATCGTCTGGGTCTACATGCATGCGCGCGTGCCGCGCGCAGGAACCTCGCTGATCATGGCCCTCGTCTTCGCCGTGGTCATCTTCGTCATCGGGTCGGGATGGCCCGTGGCGCTCGGCCTCGCCGTCGGCGGCGCCGTCTCCGAGCTGGCGCGGAAAGCGCTCGGGTACGGGAGGTTCGCAGGCGTCGCCGTGGGGTACGCGCTTTTCGAGACCTGCTGGGCGGCGGGCCTTTTCGTTCCCATGTTCGCCTCCCAGGACTACTACCGCGAGCTGATGGGGTCCAACAGCATCGACCCGGCCTACATGGAAGCCCTTCTGTCCACGGTGACTCCCGAGACGTTCGCGATCATCGCGGTCGTGACCTTCGCGGGCGGCATCATCGGCTCGCTGGTCGGACGGGCGGTGTTCAAGAAGCACCTCGAGCGCGCGGGAATCGCCTAG
- a CDS encoding ABC transporter ATP-binding protein: MTKNAVELRSVSFTYAGFDAPAVDDVSLAVAPGECIVLCGESGCGKTTATRIVNGLAGGFYEGSRTGEILVASRDIDDLEDWELSSLTGSVFQNPRTQFFNLDTTGEIAFGMENLGVPRKEMHRRVRDVVRELGIECLMGRGIFELSGGQMQSVAFASAWACKPSVYVLDEPSSNLDPPSMEKLASFISKAKSSGSAVIIAEHRLSYLASVADRYLLFEGGSVAAEWDAQRFLGLSDAERESCGLRSSEPPKLADLMQRLSRPASAFPAVEARGIYAGYERGVPVLEGITVSFDPGRVVGVVGRNGAGKSTLLKCLAGIKKEELGHVRFQGSVVPPKRRPNHAFLVMQDPDYQLFRPSVRDELASAAPSPSDVDELRLEAVLEEFGLGDVADRHPASLSGGQKQRCVCAIASESGAQALLLDEPTSGLDFRNMERLALILREEASRGKTVAVVSHDTEFLSKACDQIVLIE, from the coding sequence GTGACGAAAAACGCCGTCGAGCTCAGAAGCGTCTCCTTCACCTATGCGGGGTTCGATGCCCCGGCGGTCGACGACGTGAGCCTTGCCGTCGCACCGGGCGAATGCATCGTTCTTTGCGGGGAGTCTGGCTGCGGAAAGACCACCGCGACCCGGATCGTCAACGGGCTGGCGGGAGGGTTCTACGAGGGCAGCCGGACGGGGGAGATCCTTGTAGCAAGCAGGGACATCGACGACCTGGAGGATTGGGAGCTCTCGTCTTTGACGGGCAGCGTTTTCCAGAATCCCCGCACCCAGTTCTTCAACCTCGACACGACCGGCGAGATTGCGTTTGGCATGGAGAACCTCGGCGTTCCCAGGAAGGAGATGCACAGGCGCGTGCGCGACGTCGTGCGCGAGCTCGGCATAGAGTGCCTGATGGGCAGAGGCATCTTCGAGCTCTCCGGGGGCCAGATGCAATCGGTGGCCTTCGCGAGCGCATGGGCCTGCAAGCCGAGCGTCTACGTCCTCGACGAGCCTTCGAGCAATCTGGACCCTCCCTCCATGGAGAAGCTCGCCTCCTTCATCTCGAAAGCCAAGTCGAGCGGGTCTGCCGTGATCATCGCCGAGCACAGGCTCTCCTACCTCGCGAGCGTCGCCGACCGGTACTTGCTCTTCGAAGGCGGTTCCGTCGCCGCCGAATGGGACGCGCAGCGATTCCTGGGGCTGTCCGACGCGGAGCGAGAGTCCTGCGGGCTCAGATCCTCCGAGCCGCCGAAGCTCGCCGACCTGATGCAGCGCCTTTCCCGTCCCGCCTCCGCCTTTCCCGCCGTCGAGGCGAGGGGAATCTATGCGGGGTACGAGAGGGGTGTGCCGGTCCTCGAGGGGATTACCGTCTCGTTCGACCCCGGGAGGGTCGTCGGCGTGGTCGGGCGAAACGGGGCAGGCAAGTCAACCCTGCTCAAGTGCCTGGCGGGGATCAAGAAAGAAGAGCTCGGGCATGTCCGGTTCCAAGGCTCGGTAGTCCCTCCCAAGAGAAGACCCAATCATGCGTTTCTGGTCATGCAAGACCCCGACTACCAGCTCTTTCGCCCGAGCGTGCGCGACGAGTTGGCATCCGCGGCCCCGTCTCCTTCCGACGTCGACGAACTTCGTCTCGAAGCGGTCCTGGAGGAGTTCGGCCTGGGAGATGTCGCCGACCGCCATCCCGCATCGCTCTCGGGAGGGCAGAAGCAGCGGTGCGTCTGCGCCATCGCGTCGGAATCGGGAGCGCAGGCGCTTCTCCTCGACGAGCCCACGAGCGGCCTGGACTTCCGGAACATGGAGCGCCTCGCGCTCATCTTGCGCGAAGAGGCGTCTCGCGGGAAGACGGTGGCGGTCGTCAGCCACGACACGGAGTTCCTGTCTAAGGCCTGCGACCAGATCGTGCTCATCGAGTGA
- a CDS encoding energy-coupling factor transporter transmembrane protein EcfT: MRRRTRKTLAEDIDVRTKVAMLVVLIATGAIVKDYVLGSVLFAVVVLLSFAIGRGRMAASFSFAYLFLMGIFWVTTMLPPNAAGALGSFALACRTCMPICLFAAVFATTTKIGDLTAALYGMRLPKTVVVPLVIAVRFFPTLKEESSAVADAMRVRGLALSLKNLVSKPALMFESAVVPVMLRCAKIADELAAAAVARGIDRPGRKTSYNAPRFGRVDFLSLAFLVICCSLLVAVKVNQGIGGLL; this comes from the coding sequence TTGCGAAGAAGAACACGGAAAACACTCGCGGAGGACATCGATGTCAGAACGAAGGTGGCCATGCTCGTCGTGCTCATAGCGACCGGGGCTATCGTGAAGGATTACGTTCTGGGCTCGGTCCTCTTTGCCGTCGTCGTCCTCCTCTCCTTCGCAATCGGGCGCGGAAGGATGGCGGCTTCTTTCTCTTTCGCCTATCTCTTTCTCATGGGCATCTTCTGGGTCACGACGATGCTTCCGCCGAACGCCGCCGGAGCCCTCGGCTCGTTCGCCCTGGCCTGCCGCACCTGCATGCCCATCTGCCTGTTCGCGGCGGTCTTCGCGACTACCACCAAGATCGGCGACCTCACGGCCGCCCTCTACGGGATGAGGCTGCCGAAGACGGTTGTCGTTCCGCTGGTGATAGCGGTGCGGTTCTTTCCGACGCTCAAGGAGGAGTCTTCTGCCGTAGCGGACGCGATGAGGGTGAGGGGGCTCGCCCTTTCGCTTAAGAATCTCGTTTCGAAGCCGGCGCTGATGTTCGAATCCGCGGTCGTGCCCGTGATGCTGCGCTGCGCCAAGATCGCAGACGAGCTCGCTGCTGCGGCGGTTGCGCGCGGCATCGACCGGCCCGGGAGGAAGACCTCCTACAACGCGCCCCGGTTCGGACGGGTCGATTTCCTGTCGCTCGCGTTCCTCGTTATCTGCTGCTCGCTTCTCGTAGCCGTGAAGGTCAATCAGGGGATCGGAGGCCTGCTGTGA